The following coding sequences are from one Maniola jurtina chromosome 14, ilManJurt1.1, whole genome shotgun sequence window:
- the LOC123871613 gene encoding RING finger protein unkempt — MPSESKPLLTAQTEKPNHYKYLKEFRVEQCPSFLQHKCTQHRPFTCFHWHFNNQRRRRPVRKRDGTFNYSADNYCTKYNETSGICEDGDECPYLHRTAGDTERRYHLRYYKTCMCVHDTDARGLCTKNGAHCAFAHGAPDLRPPVLDMRELQALDNPDGTDGDVAAPNALDRERNLMNEDPKWQDTNYVLSSYKTEPCKRPPRLCRQGYACPQYHNSKDKRRSPRKYKYRSTPCPNVKHGEEWGEPSNCEAGDGCGYCHTRTEQQFHPEIYKSTKCNDVQQAGYCPRGLFCAFAHVEPDPEREPEPLAELLGALPANGSGDGSECASTSSGGSSAGKPPAAAWPPRAPFDAAVLHEVVGNALDDALDDPLHLVAALDRELRDDAPAASAPVNIPARALRPFSPPPAGSPLPPLFRYAQPGSFGGGGFDFAASPGGSGELARLREEVAASRLAAARWDERIAQARSACEAWQRESDEAARAAALAERQRDDALAHALQLKRELDAARAPRRELRGLPLGALKALQAAARAELEEIEKVLYLETATKCMVCEEQPRSVTLAPCNHYVLCDACAATASECPYCQAALPGKQHHH; from the exons ATGCCGTCGGAATCTAAGCCTTTGTTGACAGCCCAAACAGAAAAACCAAATCattataa ATATCTGAAGGAATTCCGAGTAGAGCAGTGCCCGTCGTTCCTACAACACAAATGTACACAACATAGGCCTTTCACATGTTTTCATTGGCATTTTAATAATCAAAGAAGACGAAGGCCCGTCCGGAAGAGGGATGGCACGTTTAACTATAGCGCGGATAACTATTGTACCAAATATAACGAGACATCGGGAATATGCGAAGATGGGGACGA GTGCCCTTACCTACATCGTACAGCAGGCGACACAGAACGACGATATCACCTCCGTTACTATAAAACTTGTATGTGTGTTCACGATACTGATGCTAGAGGGCTATGCACTAAGAACGGGGCTCACTGCGCCTTCGCGCACGGAGCCCCGGACCTGCGCCCTCCCGTGCTGGACATGAGGGAACTGCAGGCGCTGGACAACCCGGACGGCACTGATGGGGATGTGGCCGCACCAAATGCATTAGATAGGGAAAGGAATTTAATGAATGAAGACCCTAAGTGGCAAG aTACGAATTATGTATTATCATCATATAAAACTGAGCCCTGTAAAAGACCACCTAGGTTATGTAGACAAGGTTATGCCTGCCCTCAATATCACAATAGTAAA GACAAGCGGCGCTCGCCGCGCAAGTACAAGTACCGCAGCACGCCGTGCCCCAACGTGAAGCACGGCGAGGAGTGGGGCGAGCCCTCCAACTGCGAGGCGGGCGACGGTTGCGGCTACTGCCACACGCGCACCGAGCAGCAGTTCCACCCCGAGATCTACAAGAGCACCAAGTGCAACGACGTGCAGCAGGCCGGCTACTGCCCGCGCGGCCTGTTCTGCGCCTTCGCGCACGTGGAGCCCGACCCCGAGCGCGAGCCCGAGCCGCTCGCCGAGCTGCTCGGCGCGCTGCCCGCCAACGGCTCGGGCGACGGCTCCGAGTGCGCGTCCACGTCGTCGGGCGGCTCCAGCGCCGGCaagccgcccgccgccgcctgGCCGCCGCGCGCGCCCTTCGACGCGGCCGTGCTGCACGAGGTGGTGGGCAACGCGCTGGACGACGCGCTGGACGACCCGCTGCACCTCGTGGCGGCGCTGGACCGCGAGCTGCGCGACGACGCGCCCGCCGCCTCCGCGCCCGTTAACATCCCCGCGCGCGCGCTGCGCCCCTTCAGCCCGCCGCCCGCCGGCTCGCCGCTGCCGCCGCTGTTCCGCTACGCGCAGCCCGGCAGCTTCGGCGGCGGCGGCTTCGACTTCGCGGCCTCGCCCGGTGGCAGCGGCGAGCTCGCGCGCCTGCGCGAGGAGGTGGCGGCGTCGCGCCTGGCGGCCGCGCGCTGGGACGAGCGCATCGCGCAGGCGCGCTCGGCGTGCGAGGCGTGGCAGCGCGAGTCGGACGaggcggcgcgcgcggccgcGCTGGCCGAGCGGCAGCGCGACGACGCGCTGGCGCACGCGCTGCAGCTCAAGCGCGAGCTGGACGCGGCGCGCGCACCCCGCCGCGAGCTGCGCGGGCTGCCGCTGGGCGCGCTCAAGGCGCTGcaggcggcggcgcgcgccgaGCTGGAGGAGATCGAAAAGGTGCTGTACCTGGAGACGGCCACCAAGTGCATGGTGTGCGAGGAGCAGCCGCGCAGCGTGACGCTGGCGCCCTGCAACCACTACGTGCTGTGCGACGCGTGCGCCGCCACGGCCAGCGAGTGCCCCTACTGCCAGGCCGCGCTGCCCGGCAAGCAGCACCACCACTAG
- the LOC123871626 gene encoding histone H3.3A — MARTKQTARKSTGGKAPRKQLATKAARKSAPSTGGVKKPHRYRPGTVALREIRRYQKSTELLIRKLPFQRLVREIAQDFKTDLRFQSAAIGALQEASEAYLVGLFEDTNLCAIHAKRVTIMPKDIQLARRIRGERA, encoded by the exons ATGGCACGTACCAAGCAGACCGCGCGTAAATCCACGGGAGGAAAAGCTCCCCGTAAGCAGTTGGCCACAAAAGCAGCGCGAAAATCGGCGCCAAGCACTGGTGGCGTAAAGAAGCCCCATCGTTATCGTCCTGGTACAGTGGCGCTCAGAGAAATTCGTCGTTACCAGAAGTCCACCGAGTTGCTCATCCGTAAGCTGCCATTCCAGCGCCTGGTGAGAGAAATTGCTCAAGATTTCAAGACCGACCTTCGGTTCCAGTCTGCCGCTATTGGCGCTCTGCAG GAAGCAAGTGAGGCTTACCTCGTGGGCCTGTTTGAAGACACCAACTTGTGTGCCATCCATGCCAAGCGTGTAACCATCATGCCTAAAGACATCCAGCTGGCAAGACGAATCCGTGGAGAACGCGCTTAA
- the LOC123871627 gene encoding uncharacterized protein LOC123871627 has protein sequence MNRNVIILRNLIKPNRFHQPYCTEIKENEPIKFSTSNAAKRSLPSVFRNKKADSMPWYQPYSVVGSVAVFLFYFCVLREENDVDKEFTKTLYERVKGLEKEQLLISYKFNKENGLSVADIEKRLKEIEIEEAKLAA, from the exons ATGAATAgaaatgttataattttaag aaatttgatCAAACCTAACAGATTTCATCAGCCCTACTGTACAGAGATTAAAGAAAATGAACCAATAAAATTCTCCACAAGCAATGCAGCAAAACGGAGTCTCCCTTCAgtatttagaaataaaaaagcTGATAGTATGCCTTGGTACCAACCATACAGCGTTGTAGGCAGCGTTGCtgtctttttattttacttctgTGTGCTGCGGGAAGAAAATGATGTTGATAAGGAGTTTACAAAAACATTGTACGAAAGGGTCAAAGGTTTAGAAAAGGAACAATTGCTAATCAGTTACAAGTTTAACAAAGAAAATGGCTTAAGTGTTGCAGATATTGAGAAGAGACtaaaagaaatagaaatagaagaGGCAAAACTTGCAGCATAG